The following are encoded in a window of Impatiens glandulifera chromosome 5, dImpGla2.1, whole genome shotgun sequence genomic DNA:
- the LOC124939178 gene encoding uncharacterized protein LOC124939178 — protein MSLTNAETLNEALDRCTIMRPRARPQKLTGRIRKIKEMYVEGTPEANLQLLVLERLEIANGKFAEEIDRLEAVVRQREKQHLTALETSNGQNRNATPPRADPVINETDERTETPLTAQLQTEQPGVSEPGVTEERVKTLIQEFADSTVHPLEEKMKKTVSLTLRFANKTRNDLVKAQDQITDIEDDYWDVTVLRNNHLRRTEALEEKTSGIVDDLDRLERETEQGFTEVEEDLGWRVIDLENKNVCLEDRNDKLEADLKALTAQVDKLIKAKVNADAAVVEANARAAKKVQDALDEEARIAKEPPRLSEKDIAERERITTAKYMDLAKSIAVQAAKDAERLNAQKQGLEEFATAHKKKKTAAPSSSVPAKRKRKTSKKAQVAELLERITETDIESQPDPATHTEDEDEEHLAGRSTRQRVSDTASQPQPVKRKRTKDMMAGFNFSDSE, from the coding sequence ATGAGCCTCACGAACGCAGAAACTCTTAACGAAGCCTTGGACCGATGCACCATCATGAGACCGCGAGCTCGGCCACAAAAGCTAACCGGACGTATCCGGAAGATTAAGGAAATGTACGTTGAGGGAACACCGGAGGCTAACTTACAGCTCTTGGTGTTAGAAAGGCTTGAGATAGCGAATGGAAAATTCGCTGAAGAAATTGATCGGCTTGAGGCGGTGGTCAGACAGAGAGAAAAACAGCACTTAACAGCTCTTGAGACCAGTAACGGTCAGAACCGAAATGCAACACCTCCTCGGGCGGATCCGGTGATAAATGAAACCGATGAAAGAACGGAGACTCCTCTCACCGCGCAACTTCAAACTGAACAACCTGGGGTTTCAGAACCGGGCGTCacagaagaaagggtcaagACCCTTATTCAAGAGTTCGCAGACTCAACTGTTCACCCATTAGaggagaaaatgaaaaaaaccgTGAGCCTAACACTCCGGTTCGCCAACAAGACAAGGAATGATCTCGTAAAGGCACAGGACCAGATCACAGATATCGAGGATGATTACTGGGACGTAACGGTTTTGCGAAACAATCATCTTCGGAGAACCGAGGCCTTGGAAGAAAAGACCTCAGGGATAGTGGATGACTTAGATCGGCTTGAAAGGGAAACTGAACAAGGATTCACAGAGGTAGAAGAGGACCTAGGTTGGAGGGTCATCGATCTGGAAAACAAGAATGTGTGTcttgaagaccgcaacgacaagctcgaagccgacctcaaggcgctcACCGCACAAGTGGATAAATTAATCAAGGCCAAGGTGAATGCGGATGCAGCGGTTGTGGAGGCAAACGCCCGAGCGGCTAAGaaagtccaggatgcgctggacgaagaaGCAAGAATAGCAAAGGAGCCACCGCGACTATCTGAAAAGGACATAGCCGAGCGCGAACGAATCACAACAGCCAAGTATATGGACCTTGCAAAGTCCATAGCAGTTCAAGCGGCCAAAGATGCAGAGCGGCTAAATGCACAAAAACAAGGGCTCGAAGAATTTGCAACCgctcacaagaagaagaaaacggCGGCCCCTTCCTCTTCAGTTCCGGCGAAACGGAAAAGGAAAACATCAAAGAAGGCTCAAGTAGCCGAGCTACTGGAAAGGATCACTGAAACGGATATTGAAAGTCAACCGGACCCGGCTACTCACaccgaagatgaagatgaagaacatctGGCGGGGCGttctacaagacaacgagtctccGATACGGCCAGCCAACCGCAACCGGTTAAGAGAAAACGGACCAAGGATATGATGGCCGGCTTCAACTTCTCcgactcagaatag